The Candidatus Auribacterota bacterium genome includes the window ATGGATTATGACGGCATCGTTTCCGTCAACTTCGGCACCATCGTGGAAAAATATCTGATATAGAGGGAACTTTTCGCGGCTTTGCCGCGTCTAAGGTTGGTAGAGGGGTGATGACCGCTCGCGCGGTTATTGAAGCGGGGCCACTACGATGTGTGGTACACAGGCCGAGGTACGAAAGGAGGCATCAGAGATGAGAGCACGATTCAAAGGCGCATATGCGGTACTAGGGGTTGGCGCGCTGCTCCTTGTGCTGGTGACGGCGCGCGCACAGACTCCTTGCCCCATGGGGGGTGCGGGACAGGAGCACAAGGAAGGGCGTTTCAAAGAGCGCCTCACGGAGCTCAACCTGACCCCCGCGCAGATGGAGCAGCTCAATACGCAGCGTCAGGCGAATAAGAGCGCGATGCGGGAACTACAGCAGGCGCTCAAGACGAAGCGCAGGGAGCTTCGCGAGGAGCTGGACAAGCAGAAGCCTGACAAGGGTAAGCTCGAGAGCATCACGTCCGAACTGAAGCGCTTGGAGGCACAGCGCATAGATCAGAGAGTCAAAAATATCCTTCAGATGAAAGAGACGCTCACGCCCGAGCAATTCAAGAAAATGAGCTCTCTGAAGGAGGAGCGCCGCGGCGAAAAGCACGGGCAGCAGAGAGGGAAGGGTCACTGGCGCGGGCATGGTGACGAACAGCGCGAGAAGCCGCAACCTGTCCCCACGCAGCCGGAGAAGCCCGCTGGCGGGCCGGCCGTGAGCGTCTCGGAGTGAGGGGGAATAATAACCGCACGTAGATCAGATTAGGAAAGGCCACGAAAGGCCCACCTTGCCGGGGAAGCCAGAATACGAATGGCCATGCGATATACAACATGTTATTCGTAGTACGTAGTGTGATTTCTCACATCACCGCAATGTGAACAGAGGAGGGTAAAATGAAAAGAATGTTCCGCGTGATCTTGGGTCTTGCGTTGCTTCCATTCGCCGCCACATTCCCGCTGTTCGCACAGAGTGTTGTTAATATTTATGAAAATGCGAACTCCGACCCCTTAACTATCTATGTCGCAAGCGACCTCAGCGCACAGGCAGCGTACGATGAGTCAAAGTGGCAGGTATATCCTTCAACGCAGCATCTCGCCGACAGCGGCTTCTTCGTTTTCTTACCCGATTCCGAGACTGTGTACGGGCCTGATTTCAATTCCCATCCAGGCGGAACATCCGTGACCGCATTTCCCACTCCATGGACACAAGTTTACCAGGATACTGAACCAGATGGTAGTGGCAGCAACGGCGATCCATGGACGGTTATCACCAGGGTCAAAAGTGCTCTCGATGAGGTTGAGGTTGAGCAGAAAATCAGCTACGTGAACACCGAAGAGGAGGTGAACCTATCATGGACCATCACTAACACATCCGGTGGCGATCTCAACTGCCAGTTCACGCACGCCGTAGCCATGTACATGCAGGAGGACGGCAATGCGTTCGGATACAGCGATTCTTCAACGGGCGCCGTGGGGGGATACAACGGGGCAATGACTTGGTACGAGGAGCTGTCGCCCGTCAATCCCGCGCCCGACGCGTTTGAGGTGAGCGATTATGGCACGATCTGGGGCAACATAATAGGGGATCCTCCAGGAACAGGTCCAGGCCTTGATAATACCATCAATTCCGATTACCTCCCTATGGCCGCGGGGCTCCAATGGAATGTGACCCCTCTCGCGGACGGGGATCAGATCATTATCAATGACAAGTGGAGAGTCGGGCCTAACGTGCCCCCTATCCCCACCCCCACTCCGCCGCCGGTTCCGCCCGCCGCTCCGGGCATTGTCATAACCCTGAACAGCACGACGCTCACTGCCGGGGACCAGTTCACCGTTGACGTGACCGTGCAGCCCGTCAATCAGCGTTTCGACGCGTGGGCGGTGATTGTAGGAGGGGGAAAGAAATACTCCATGGTCTTAAACAAGCCCGGACGGGTCCGCGGCGGTTTGTACGCGTACATCACTCGCGTGAAAAAGCTCACGCGCCCGTACTCCGGGCACCTCCTCAACATCCCGATTCCCTCGGGCGTGTCCGGTTCATACAATGTCATCGTGGGGCTGGTTCCTTCGGGGCAAAAGCCGAGCGTGCGGAATGTTATCCCCGGCTACCTGGACCAGAAGACCGTGACGGTACAGTAGGTCATACTGCCGGGTCTCCCACTTTGTAGCCGAGGCTTAAGTCTCGGCTACGCGGTTCATTTAAGATCGAACTTTTAAGTTGAGCATCAGCAAATGGAAGCAAAAGCC containing:
- a CDS encoding periplasmic heavy metal sensor → MRARFKGAYAVLGVGALLLVLVTARAQTPCPMGGAGQEHKEGRFKERLTELNLTPAQMEQLNTQRQANKSAMRELQQALKTKRRELREELDKQKPDKGKLESITSELKRLEAQRIDQRVKNILQMKETLTPEQFKKMSSLKEERRGEKHGQQRGKGHWRGHGDEQREKPQPVPTQPEKPAGGPAVSVSE